One window of the Labeo rohita strain BAU-BD-2019 chromosome 9, IGBB_LRoh.1.0, whole genome shotgun sequence genome contains the following:
- the calcrla gene encoding calcitonin gene-related peptide type 1 receptor, whose product MPKKMTASCWTICLFLLGSATEFIVLASPEVNESQQLHPQNVYHDIGVTRNKIVTAQFECYQKIMKDTSQDRRVGPVCNRTWDGWLCWDDTEAGVTSEQHCPDYFQDFDPTEMVTKICTESGQWFSHPESNRTWTNFTRCNLHTSEGRRTAMNLFYLALIGHGLSLTSLFISLGIFFHFKSLSCQRITLHKNLFFSFVLNSIITIIWLTAVANNQELVQENPISCKVSQFIHLYIFGCNYFWMLCEGIYLHTLIVVAVFAEKQHLMWYYLLGWGFPLIPATIHAVARSYYYNDNCWISSSTSLLYIIHGPICAALLVNLFFLLNIVRVLITKLKVTHQAESSLYMKAVRATLILVPLLGIQYVLLPYKPGERVSAEIYDYVMHILMHYQGLLVATIFCFFNGEVQAVLRRHWNQYRIQFGSIIQSDGLRSASYTTSSITEVQGCYSIDGHTEHLNGKNYHDIDNINLKPENPFA is encoded by the exons ATGCCAAAGAAGATGACAGCTAGCTGCTGGACGATCTGTCTGTTTCTGCTGGGATCTGCCACAGAG TTCATTGTTCTAGCCAGTCCTGAGGTAAACGAAAGCCAGCAACTACATCCTCAAAATGTGTACCATGACATCGGAGTTACCAGAAACAAGATTGTGACGGCACAGTTCGAGTGCTATCAGAAGATCATGAAGGACACCAGTCAAGACAGAAGAG TTGGCCCCGTGTGCAATAGGACGTGGGATGGATGGTTGTGTTGGGATGACACCGAGGCCGGTGTCACTTCTGAGCAACACTGCCCGGACTATTTCCAGGACTTTGACCCTACAG AAATGGTCACCAAAATATGTACGGAAAGCGGGCAGTGGTTCTCGCATCCTGAGAGTAATCGCACATGGACGAATTTCACCAGATGTAATTTGCACACTAGTGAAGGACGCAGG ACCGCAATGAATTTGTTCTACTTGGCGCTAATAGGTCACGGGCTCTCTTTAACATCTTTGTTCATCTCGCTAGGCATATTCTTTCATTTCAA GAGTTTGAGCTGCCAGAGAATCACCCTGCACAAAAaccttttcttttcatttgtattaaaCTCTATCATCACGATCATTTGGTTAACAGCAGTGGCAAACAACCAAGAGCTGGTTCAGGAAAACCCA ATCAGCTGCAAAGTATCACAATTTATCCATCTGTACATCTTTGGATGCAACTACTTCTGGATGCTTTGCGAAGGGATTTACTTGCACACACTCATTGTTGTGGCAGTTTTTgctgaaaaacagcatttaatgtgGTATTACCTTCTTGGATGGG GTTTCCCACTTATACCCGCTACAATACATGCCGTAGCCAGAAGTTATTACTACAATGATAA TTGTTGGATCAGCTCAAGTACTTCTCTTCTATACATTATTCATGGTCCTATCTGCGCAGCACTGCTG GTAAATTTGTTCTTTCTGCTGAACATCGTTCGAGTTCTCATCACCAAACTGAAAGTGACGCACCAAGCAGAGTCTAGTCTGTATATGAAAGCGGTCCGCGCCACCCTCATTCTGGTTCCACTGCTGGGAATCCAGTACGTTCTCCTCCCATACAAACCCGGGGAACGTGTTTCTGCCGAAATCTACGACTATGTCATGCATATCCTAATGCATTATCAG ggACTTCTGGTGGCCACGATCTTCTGCTTTTTTAACGGTGAG GTCCAGGCTGTTTTGAGAAGGCACTGGAACCAGTACCGCATACAGTTTGGGAGCATCATACAGTCTGATGGTCTGAGATCTGCATCGTACACCACGTCCTCCATTACAGAGGTGCAGGGCTGTTACAGCATTGACGGCCACACAGAACACTTGAATGGCAAAAACTATCATGACATTGACAACATCAACTTAAAACCAGAGAACCCCTTTGCCTGA